The following proteins are encoded in a genomic region of Sebastes fasciatus isolate fSebFas1 chromosome 12, fSebFas1.pri, whole genome shotgun sequence:
- the LOC141779471 gene encoding complement C1q tumor necrosis factor-related protein 4-like, with amino-acid sequence MSRCLPVLLLLALACLARFGSALPVDSQAELKKVQVALEELNAERRAMSERLDAAERELQRVKETPKVAFAASLGGNGLVKTTTANKDLIYRDVLTNVGGAYNAETGEFTAPIRGVYYIRFTANGPTDFPLSAVLYKNNAEIQLIAHEQPSGEGSDTASNGAALRLEKGDKLKMVLWLNTQIWDNSNHHSTFSGFLLFPMVDEAPTESEVDLKTLQASVTQFQTENQGVKERLETTERELKAMREIPKVAFAVSLGGDGLQKTTSGSKTLIYKDVLTNIGQAYNSETGVFTAPVRGVYYIRFTANAPTDFPMSAVLYKNDAEIQLIAHEQTSGAGSDTASNGGALLLETGDRLSMQLWQNTQIWDNSNRHSTFSGFLLFPINSDNL; translated from the exons ATGTCTCGGTGTCTCCCCGTCTTGCTGCTGTTGGCCCTGGCGTGCCTGGCCCGGTTCGGCTCGGCTCTGCCCGTAGACAGCCAGGCCGAGCTGAAGAAGGTGCAGGTCGCCTTGGAAGAGCTGAATGCCGAGAGACGAG CGATGAGTGAGCGTCTGGATGCAGCTGAGAGGGAACTGCAGAGAGTCAAAG aAACACCTAAAGTTGCATTCGCTGCCTCACTGGGAGGAAATGGCCTCGTGAAGACGACGACCGCCAACAAAGACCTCATCTACAGGGACGTCCTGACCAACGTCGGCGGGGCGTACAACGCTGAGACCG GTGAATTCACCGCACCGATTCGTGGTGTCTACTACATCCGTTTCACCGCCAACGGTCCCACCGACTTCCCCCTGAGCGCCGTGCTCTACAAGAACAACGCTGAGATCCAGCTGATCGCCCACGAGCAGCCGTCCGGCGAGGGCAGCGACACGGCGTCCAACGGCGCTGCCCTGCGGCTGGAGAAGGGCGACAAGCTGAAGATGGTGCTGTGGCTCAACACTCAGATCTGGGACAACAGCAACCACCACAGCACCTTCAGCGGCTTCCTGCTGTTCCCCAT GGTTGACGAAGCTCCGACAGAGTCTGAAGTCGATCTGAAGACTCTTCAGGCTTCAGTGACGCAGTTTCAGACTGAGAACCAGG gagTGAAGGAGAGACTGGAGACCACAGAGAGGGAGCTGAAGGCCATGAGAG AGATACCGAAGGTGGCGTTCGCAGTTTCTCTCGGAGGAGACGGACTCCAGAAGACGACATCAGGAAGCAAAACTCTCATTTACAAAGATGTCCTGACCAACATCGGACAGGCGTACAACTCTGAGACAG gTGTTTTCACAGCACCTGTTCGTGGCGTCTACTACATCCGTTTCACAGCCAACGCTCCCACCGACTTCCCCATGAGCGCCGTTCTCTACAAGAACGACGCTGAGATCCAGCTGATCGCCCACGAGCAGACGTCCGGCGCCGGCAGCGACACGGCGTCCAATGGCGGCGCCCTGCTGCTGGAGACAGGCGACAGGCTCTCCATGCAGCTGTGGCAGAACACTCAGATCTGGGACAACAGCAACCGCCACAGCACCTTCAGCGGCTTCCTGCTGTTCCCCATCAACTCTGACAACCTGTAa
- the LOC141778271 gene encoding uncharacterized protein LOC141778271 has product MNPLLLLLLLLAAVYSEFTPPENSTGLKFTVAFPENIAHYHPVPPQNKVQITALYDDTEVNFKLFTYSTTNPILNEGESKEYPLDTTLELWKTGVSDHSVQIISNKQITVHAIHLKHNSVQTALVLPTDKLGTEYFIPPVPNIQGTTLPADIVTPDVLERGPFKLVIVNGDKDNKVTVEGIKTEEVSLKPNQIWVKEDEALRTVKADEPVAVLFGHTCAIQHNCTCGQLYAMLPPATEEKLKFYIPPILAKNIEGESFVLLSDKQSTKVKPFDPDSPLVEIAGTAIFYRPGLLLTLIPEADFAACYVVNSIPDTESSALIVVHQDLTDGVHVGTVPLENPDWQKLKGTEYVSTLVGLASDKSVIWHASSKMAVYFVGTKGSASFGNPAAVISKSPDFRGCVLSPEVIKIGEVANGWRESLKYCKDQTMELISFPEAQLQRQVSKKIFQANDDSLKEVWIGMRRSSQSGEWYWLNRAPVNDTNWEDGEPGTVHDGQCAIMSLEKDKDFGWSDEDCCKAARPVCYTKPVFLPI; this is encoded by the exons ATGAAtcctctgctgctcctgttgctgctgctggctgcagtcTACTCAG AATTCACTCCACCAGAAAACAGCACTGGTCTGAAATTCACTGTTGCTTTTCCGGAGAACATCGCCCACTATCATCCTGTTCCGCCCCAAAACAAGGTCCAGATCACTGCCCTGTATGACGACACTGAGGTCAACTTCAAATTGTTTACCTACAGTACCACAAACCCGATACTGAACGAAGGAGAGTCTAAGGAGTACCCACTTGATACAACACTGGAGCTCTGGAAGACAGGAGTCTCTGACCATAGTGTCCAAATTATCAGCAACAAGCAGATCACCGTCCATGCCATCCATCTTAAACACAACAGTGTGCAGACTGCTCTGGTTTTACCCACTGACAAACTGGGCACAGAGTACTTCATCCCGCCGGTACCCAACATCCAAGGAACCACTCTCCCTGCGGACATAGTCACACCAGATGTACTTGAACGAGGTCCATTCAAACTCGTTATCGTCAACGGGGACAAAGACAACAAGGTAACTGTTGAAGGTATCAAGACCGAAGAAGTTTCTCTTAAGCCCAACCAGATCTGGGTAAAAGAAGATGAGGCATTGCGAACTGTCAAAGCCGACGAGCCGGTGGCAGTCCTCTTCGGTCACACTTGCGCCATCCAGCACAACTGCACTTGTGGGCAGCTGTACGCCATGCTGCCGCCAGCCACAGAAGAGAAGCTGAAGTTCTACATCCCTCCTATTCTGGCCAAGAATATTGAAGGTGAATCATTTGTACTTCTGTCAGACAAACAATCCACCAAAGTAAAGCCCTTCGACCCAGACTCTCCGCTGGTCGAGATCGCCGGCACAGCCATCTTCTATCGTCCGGGCTTACTCCTCACTCTGATCCCAGAGGCGGACTTCGCCGCGTGTTACGTCGTCAACTCCATCCCAGACACGGAGAGCTCCGCCTTGATCGTGGTCCACCAGGATCTCACTGATGGTGTTCATGTTGGAACGGTTCCTTTGGAGAATCCAGATTGGCAGAAGCTGAAAGGGACAGAGTATGTCTCAACACTCGTTGGACTGGCGTCGGACAAGAGCGTCATCTGGCACGCTTCCTCCAAAATGGCCGTCTACTTTGTGGGAACAAAGGGAAGTGCTTCATTTGGGAACCCGGCGGCCGTCATCAGTAAAAGCCCAG ATTTCAGGGGTTGCGTCTTGTCTCCAGAGGTCATAAAAATCGGAGAAGTTGCAAACGGCTGGCGAGAATCCCTGAAGTACTGCAAAGATCAGACCATGGAGCTGATCAGCTTCCCCGAGGCCCAACTCCAGAGACAAGTCTCCAAAAAAATCTTCCAGGCCAACGATGACAGCCTGAAGGAGGTGTGGATCGGCATGCGTCGGAGCTCCCAGTCTGGGGAGTGGTACTGGCTCAACAGGGCTCCGGTCAATGACACCAACTGGGAGGACGGGGAGCCCGGCACGGTGCACGATGGCCAGTGTGCCATCATGAGTCTGGAAAAGGACAAGGACTTTGGCTGGAGCGACGAGGACTGCTGTAAGGCCGCCCGTCCCGTCTGCTACACCAAGCCCGTCTTCCTTCCCATTTAG